From one Bacteroidota bacterium genomic stretch:
- a CDS encoding PLD nuclease N-terminal domain-containing protein: MDRVTGPVGSICGLVIVILDIVALLNLWQSGRSQGDKILWTLLIVFFPVGGLILYYILGK; the protein is encoded by the coding sequence ATCGACCGCGTCACCGGGCCGGTCGGCAGCATCTGCGGCCTCGTCATCGTCATCCTCGACATCGTAGCGCTGCTGAACCTGTGGCAGAGCGGACGGTCGCAGGGCGACAAGATTCTGTGGACCCTGCTGATCGTGTTCTTCCCCGTCGGCGGGCTGATCCTGTACTACATCCTCGGCAAGTAG
- a CDS encoding SDR family oxidoreductase gives MAQHILLTGATGYIGGRLAPRLLDRGHTVRCLVRDPDRLTGLDWTDRVEIAQGDVLRPETLTAAMEGIDTAYYLIHSMAAGEGFAERDRRAAENFGLAAKAAGVNRVIYLGGIEPAGSDSSVHLSSRIETGEVLRQAGPPLTEFRAAVIVGSGSASFELIRHLTERVPVMITPKWVLTRTQPIAIRDVLCYLMDALELPETAGRVIEIGGPEVLTYEQMFRTYADVRGLGRLVVHVPFLTPKLSSLWAGLVTPISPAIARPLIEGLKSEVVVKNPEGQALFDVEPIPYEAAVRLALERFRQNEVETSWSGSLSSSLGGKEANELTSEKGMIRDRRELVVNASPESVFVVVKAIGGETGWLYGNPLWWIRGVMDQFVGGPGLRRGRRNRSDVRVGEAIDFWRVEEIEENRLLRLRAEMKLPGRAWLQFEIEPEPSPNGTPTSRIVQTAFYEPKGLLGLAYWYAILPVHPSIFKGMIRELGRRAEKREAAAKTLEPEAA, from the coding sequence ATGGCCCAGCACATCCTCCTGACCGGAGCGACCGGCTACATCGGCGGCCGCCTCGCGCCGCGCCTCCTCGACCGCGGCCACACCGTCCGCTGCCTCGTCCGCGACCCCGACCGCCTCACCGGTCTCGACTGGACCGACCGCGTCGAGATCGCCCAGGGCGACGTGCTGAGGCCGGAGACGCTGACCGCAGCGATGGAAGGCATCGACACGGCCTACTACCTGATCCACTCGATGGCGGCCGGCGAGGGCTTCGCCGAGCGTGACCGCCGCGCCGCCGAGAACTTCGGCCTGGCGGCGAAGGCCGCGGGCGTCAACCGCGTGATCTACCTCGGGGGGATCGAGCCGGCGGGATCCGACAGTTCGGTCCACCTCAGCAGCCGGATCGAGACCGGCGAGGTGCTCCGGCAGGCCGGGCCGCCGCTGACCGAGTTCCGCGCCGCCGTCATCGTCGGCTCCGGGAGCGCGTCGTTCGAGCTGATCCGCCACCTCACCGAGCGCGTGCCGGTGATGATCACGCCCAAGTGGGTGCTGACGCGGACGCAGCCCATCGCCATCCGCGACGTGCTCTGCTACCTGATGGACGCTCTCGAACTGCCCGAGACAGCAGGCCGCGTGATCGAGATCGGCGGGCCGGAGGTGCTGACCTACGAGCAGATGTTCCGCACCTACGCCGACGTGCGCGGCCTCGGGCGGCTCGTCGTCCACGTCCCGTTCCTGACCCCGAAGCTGTCGTCGCTCTGGGCGGGCCTCGTCACGCCGATCTCGCCGGCGATCGCGCGCCCGCTCATCGAAGGCCTCAAGAGCGAGGTCGTCGTCAAGAACCCTGAAGGCCAGGCGCTCTTCGACGTGGAGCCGATTCCTTACGAAGCGGCGGTCCGGCTCGCGCTCGAACGCTTCCGGCAAAACGAGGTCGAGACCTCGTGGTCGGGGTCGCTCTCGTCGAGCCTCGGCGGGAAGGAGGCAAACGAGTTGACGAGTGAGAAAGGCATGATCCGCGACCGGCGCGAACTGGTGGTCAACGCCTCGCCAGAGTCCGTCTTCGTCGTCGTCAAGGCCATCGGCGGTGAGACCGGCTGGCTCTACGGCAACCCGCTCTGGTGGATCCGGGGCGTGATGGACCAGTTCGTCGGCGGCCCCGGACTCCGGCGCGGCCGGCGCAACCGGTCCGACGTCCGCGTCGGCGAGGCGATCGATTTCTGGCGCGTCGAGGAGATCGAGGAGAACCGGCTGCTCCGGCTGCGCGCCGAGATGAAGCTGCCGGGCCGAGCCTGGCTCCAGTTCGAGATCGAGCCCGAGCCGAGTCCGAACGGCACGCCGACCTCGCGCATCGTGCAGACGGCGTTCTACGAGCCCAAAGGACTCCTGGGGCTGGCGTACTGGTACGCGATCCTGCCCGTCCACCCGTCGATCTTCAAGGGGATGATCCGCGAGCTCGGCCGCCGCGCCGAGAAGCGCGAAGCGGCGGCGAAGACCCTGGAGCCGGAGGCGGCGTAG
- the dusB gene encoding tRNA dihydrouridine synthase DusB, producing MTIGSVQLPERPLFLAPMEDVSDPPFRILCKRYGADMLYTEFISSGGLSYGAEGSVRKLDFYEQERPLGIQIFGGEIEQVREATRIVDAAGPDLIDINFGCPVKKVVCKDGGAGILRNLPKMEAITAAVVEEATRPVTVKTRLGWNDDSIQIVEVARMLEATGIAALAVHARTRAQMYKGEARWPWLRRIKEEGVRDIPFIGNGDAFDPERIKAMFDETGVDGVMIGRGAIGNPWVFRDARAYLDTGEVPDPPTWDERVAVVAEHLQLKCEWLGERTGVLEMRRMYGGYFKGLRNASKLRALLMQQHEMDGVLEVLLNFREDEPEVQVAVREAVKPARLPKKIAAKLPRPRRQAAEA from the coding sequence ATGACAATCGGCTCCGTCCAACTCCCCGAGCGCCCGCTCTTCCTCGCCCCGATGGAGGACGTGAGCGACCCGCCGTTCCGCATCCTCTGCAAGCGGTACGGCGCGGACATGCTCTACACCGAGTTTATCTCGTCCGGCGGCCTCAGCTACGGGGCCGAGGGCAGCGTGCGCAAGCTCGACTTCTACGAGCAGGAGCGTCCGCTCGGCATCCAGATCTTCGGCGGCGAGATCGAGCAGGTCCGCGAGGCGACGCGCATCGTTGACGCCGCCGGGCCGGACCTGATCGACATCAACTTCGGGTGCCCGGTCAAGAAGGTCGTTTGCAAGGACGGCGGGGCGGGCATCCTCCGCAACCTCCCCAAGATGGAGGCCATCACCGCCGCCGTCGTCGAGGAGGCGACGCGGCCCGTCACCGTCAAGACCCGCCTCGGCTGGAACGACGACTCGATCCAGATCGTCGAGGTGGCGCGGATGCTGGAGGCGACCGGCATCGCCGCGCTCGCGGTCCACGCCCGGACGCGGGCGCAGATGTACAAGGGCGAGGCGCGCTGGCCGTGGCTGCGCCGGATCAAGGAGGAGGGCGTCCGCGACATCCCCTTCATCGGCAACGGCGACGCCTTCGACCCGGAGCGCATCAAGGCGATGTTCGACGAGACCGGGGTCGACGGCGTGATGATCGGACGCGGCGCGATCGGCAACCCGTGGGTCTTCCGCGACGCCCGCGCCTACCTCGACACCGGCGAGGTCCCCGACCCGCCGACGTGGGACGAGCGCGTCGCGGTCGTCGCCGAGCACCTCCAGCTCAAGTGCGAGTGGCTCGGCGAGCGCACCGGCGTCCTCGAGATGCGCCGGATGTACGGCGGCTACTTCAAGGGCCTGCGCAACGCCAGCAAGCTCCGGGCGCTCCTGATGCAGCAGCACGAGATGGACGGCGTGCTGGAGGTGCTGCTCAACTTCCGCGAGGACGAGCCGGAGGTACAGGTCGCCGTCCGCGAGGCCGTCAAGCCCGCCCGGCTGCCCAAGAAAATCGCTGCCAAGCTGCCGCGCCCGCGCCGCCAAGCCGCCGAGGCGTAG
- the crcB gene encoding fluoride efflux transporter CrcB yields the protein MFQAPALIVTAGGALGALARYGVGVLALRMNESGLPIGTWTVNLAGSFLIGLAVPLLVGKGELHRLALVVGFLGSFTTFSTFSLDTLALWESGRPGWAALNAAGSVVLGLACAALGLWVGRTLSA from the coding sequence ATGTTCCAAGCTCCTGCGCTCATAGTGACCGCGGGCGGAGCACTCGGCGCACTGGCCCGCTACGGTGTGGGCGTCCTCGCTCTCCGGATGAACGAGAGCGGCCTGCCCATCGGGACATGGACCGTCAACCTCGCAGGCTCCTTCCTGATTGGCCTGGCCGTGCCCCTGCTTGTCGGCAAGGGCGAGCTGCACCGCCTCGCGCTTGTCGTCGGCTTCCTCGGGTCGTTCACCACGTTCTCGACCTTCAGCCTCGACACGCTCGCGCTGTGGGAGAGCGGCCGGCCGGGGTGGGCCGCCCTCAACGCTGCCGGGAGCGTCGTGCTCGGGCTGGCCTGCGCCGCGCTCGGCCTCTGGGTCGGGCGCACCCTGAGCGCGTAG
- a CDS encoding aromatic amino acid ammonia-lyase, translating to MTSILLHLGPEHTLTPDTLEAAALTERLTVRLSDEARASMRASCQALEAAREHGHPIYGITTGFGPHVCYPAASDGNHGAGLIAHLAAGSGTYAPAPIVRATILARAQVLAQGYSGVDPSLAEALIALTKHGIVPAVPEVGSVGASGDLTPLAHVVRVLTGEGTTLHRGLREPARRTLLRAGLRPVSLSGREALGLVNGTAFMTAYLALAVARAERLLEMAERLTGWMYRALGARRAALDDRLHRARGHEGQCRSAEVIRTEIAWGDAAEAEDETRPLQEVYALRCAPQILGACRDNVAHAARLVEVELNGVSDNPVVFAGGPAVLHGGNFQGQQIAFAADALNAALTQIGVLVERQVDLLLDPKRGVVGEAPLLLAWEPGATSGFAGAQLTATALVAELRHHAQMSAVASIPTNGGNQDVVSMGTLAARTAYTQTERLAPILAAAGMALVQLGHLRRHGRAGGAPVTTPPWMPRFAPLQRDRALHEDLNRIAVRWLQPNTEGVAVPVLAGAEAGPSNAPAQGDGAADSDAEIPTWE from the coding sequence ATGACCTCCATCCTACTTCACCTCGGTCCCGAGCACACCCTCACGCCGGACACGCTCGAGGCCGCTGCGCTGACCGAGCGCCTCACCGTGCGTCTCTCGGATGAAGCCCGCGCGTCGATGCGTGCCTCGTGCCAGGCGCTGGAAGCCGCCCGCGAGCACGGACATCCGATCTACGGGATCACGACCGGCTTCGGGCCGCATGTGTGCTACCCGGCTGCCTCGGACGGCAACCACGGTGCTGGACTGATCGCTCACCTCGCCGCCGGGAGCGGCACCTACGCGCCCGCGCCGATCGTGCGGGCCACTATCCTGGCGCGCGCGCAGGTGCTCGCCCAGGGCTACTCCGGCGTGGACCCGTCGCTGGCGGAGGCGCTCATTGCGCTCACGAAGCATGGCATCGTGCCCGCCGTACCCGAGGTGGGGTCGGTCGGGGCATCGGGCGACCTTACGCCGCTGGCGCACGTCGTGCGCGTGCTCACCGGCGAAGGGACCACGCTGCACCGCGGCCTCCGCGAGCCTGCCCGGCGCACCCTCCTCCGGGCCGGCCTCCGCCCGGTCTCCCTTTCGGGGCGTGAGGCACTCGGGCTTGTCAACGGGACGGCCTTCATGACGGCCTACCTCGCCCTCGCGGTGGCGCGTGCCGAGCGCCTCCTCGAGATGGCGGAGCGGCTGACCGGCTGGATGTACCGCGCGCTCGGTGCCCGGCGCGCAGCCCTGGACGACCGCTTGCACCGAGCCCGCGGCCACGAGGGACAGTGCCGCAGCGCAGAAGTCATCCGCACCGAGATCGCGTGGGGCGACGCGGCCGAAGCCGAGGACGAGACGCGCCCGCTGCAGGAGGTCTACGCGCTCCGGTGCGCGCCCCAGATTCTCGGGGCCTGCCGCGACAACGTCGCGCATGCCGCACGCCTCGTCGAAGTCGAACTCAACGGGGTCTCGGACAACCCCGTCGTCTTCGCCGGCGGCCCGGCCGTGCTCCACGGCGGCAACTTCCAGGGACAGCAGATCGCCTTCGCCGCCGACGCGCTCAACGCGGCGCTCACCCAGATCGGCGTGCTCGTGGAGCGCCAGGTCGACCTCCTCCTCGACCCGAAGCGCGGCGTCGTAGGAGAGGCCCCGCTGCTGCTGGCCTGGGAGCCTGGGGCTACGAGTGGTTTCGCCGGGGCGCAGCTTACCGCTACGGCCCTCGTCGCTGAGCTACGGCACCACGCGCAGATGAGCGCGGTGGCGTCCATCCCAACCAATGGCGGCAACCAGGACGTCGTCTCGATGGGTACGCTCGCCGCGCGGACAGCCTACACCCAGACAGAGCGTCTCGCCCCGATCCTCGCCGCGGCTGGGATGGCTCTCGTGCAGCTGGGGCATCTCCGCCGTCACGGCCGGGCCGGGGGTGCGCCCGTGACCACGCCGCCGTGGATGCCGCGCTTCGCCCCGCTCCAGCGCGACCGCGCGCTTCACGAAGACCTCAACCGCATCGCGGTCCGCTGGCTACAGCCGAACACCGAGGGCGTCGCTGTGCCCGTGCTCGCTGGTGCGGAGGCCGGTCCCTCGAACGCACCCGCCCAGGGCGACGGCGCGGCCGACTCTGACGCGGAGATCCCCACCTGGGAGTAA
- a CDS encoding DUF1223 domain-containing protein — protein sequence MKILSVLALAVLALAMGVIGLLAASPTPLEAEPLDTTLAEPVMLRLAEPVAVVELFTSEGCSSCPKADRLLVELAERDDPRLLPLAFHVDYWNRLGWTDPFSDAAYSQRQRAYARTFQSGRVYTPQMIVNGRREFVGSRRHEAQSAIRQALTESAPAVIRLLATTAADAVTVTYSVEDAPEETVLNLALVQRRAAQSIPRGENAGRTLEHANVVRAFATVDAEAGTQTLPLPAGLNAEEVAVVAYVQDPETMQMYGAGQASVRAAGAAG from the coding sequence ATGAAGATCCTCTCCGTCCTGGCTCTCGCCGTGCTCGCCCTTGCGATGGGCGTCATAGGCCTGCTGGCAGCATCGCCGACCCCCCTGGAAGCTGAACCCCTTGACACGACGCTGGCCGAGCCGGTGATGCTTCGCCTCGCCGAGCCGGTGGCCGTCGTGGAACTGTTCACCTCGGAGGGCTGCTCCTCCTGCCCGAAGGCCGACCGCCTGCTCGTGGAACTCGCCGAGCGCGACGACCCGCGCCTCCTCCCGCTCGCCTTCCACGTCGACTACTGGAACCGCCTCGGCTGGACCGACCCGTTCAGCGACGCGGCCTACTCGCAGCGGCAGCGCGCCTACGCCCGCACGTTCCAGTCAGGCCGGGTCTACACGCCGCAGATGATCGTCAACGGGCGGCGCGAGTTTGTGGGGTCGCGCCGGCACGAGGCGCAGTCCGCCATCCGGCAGGCGCTCACGGAGTCGGCCCCGGCCGTGATCCGTCTGCTCGCGACGACAGCGGCCGACGCGGTGACCGTGACGTACAGCGTCGAGGACGCGCCCGAGGAGACAGTACTGAACCTCGCGCTCGTCCAGCGCCGCGCCGCGCAGTCCATCCCGCGCGGCGAGAACGCAGGCCGGACGCTGGAGCATGCCAACGTGGTCCGCGCCTTCGCGACGGTCGATGCCGAGGCGGGCACGCAGACGCTGCCGCTGCCGGCCGGACTGAACGCCGAGGAGGTCGCCGTGGTCGCCTACGTCCAGGACCCGGAGACGATGCAGATGTACGGGGCCGGCCAGGCGAGCGTGCGCGCCGCTGGGGCGGCGGGCTGA
- a CDS encoding extracellular solute-binding protein gives MPRLLLALLAALLAAGCGDGRETLVIYSPHGKQLLGAYEDAFEQANPDVNVQWLDMGSQEAFDRVRTEATNPQASLWWGAPQTMFARAAEQDLLDPYTPTWADAVPDGEHDGEHRWYGMYKTPEVIMYNHDAVDSAEAPTAWDDLLDPRFRDRVIIRAPLGSGTMRTIFGAMIQRAASVEDGFRWLARLDENTKTYAANPTQLYLSIARGEGDVTLWNLPDAYLQSRDLGYPFSWVMPAEGTPVLVDAIALVKGGPNPERARDFYEFVTSSEALIDQAEQFHRIPVRTDIDVSDLPEWMRVDIPTMGVDWDVLGERESEWMQRWDENVKGRGAAYLAANPPEAIAAE, from the coding sequence ATGCCTCGTCTGCTGCTCGCCCTGCTTGCCGCTCTCCTCGCCGCCGGCTGCGGCGACGGGCGCGAAACGCTCGTCATCTACTCCCCCCACGGCAAGCAACTGCTCGGAGCCTACGAGGACGCCTTCGAGCAGGCAAACCCGGACGTGAACGTGCAGTGGCTTGACATGGGCAGCCAGGAGGCGTTCGACCGCGTCCGCACCGAGGCCACGAACCCGCAGGCGAGCCTCTGGTGGGGCGCGCCGCAGACGATGTTCGCGCGGGCTGCCGAGCAAGACCTCCTCGACCCCTACACCCCGACATGGGCCGACGCCGTGCCCGACGGGGAGCACGACGGAGAGCACCGCTGGTACGGGATGTACAAGACGCCCGAGGTCATCATGTACAACCACGACGCCGTGGACTCGGCCGAGGCCCCGACGGCGTGGGACGACCTCCTCGACCCGCGCTTCCGCGACCGCGTCATCATCCGTGCCCCGCTTGGCTCGGGGACGATGCGAACCATCTTCGGAGCGATGATCCAGCGGGCGGCCTCGGTCGAGGACGGCTTCCGCTGGCTGGCCCGGCTCGACGAGAACACGAAGACCTACGCCGCCAACCCGACGCAGCTCTACCTCTCGATTGCCCGAGGCGAGGGCGACGTTACGCTGTGGAACCTCCCCGACGCCTACCTCCAGAGCCGCGACCTGGGCTACCCCTTCTCGTGGGTGATGCCGGCCGAGGGTACGCCGGTGCTGGTCGACGCCATCGCCCTCGTCAAGGGCGGCCCCAACCCGGAGCGCGCGCGCGACTTCTACGAGTTCGTCACGTCAAGCGAGGCGCTCATCGACCAGGCCGAGCAGTTCCACCGCATCCCGGTCCGCACTGACATCGACGTGAGCGATCTCCCCGAGTGGATGCGGGTGGACATCCCCACGATGGGCGTCGACTGGGACGTGCTCGGTGAGCGCGAGTCGGAGTGGATGCAGCGCTGGGACGAGAACGTAAAGGGCCGAGGCGCGGCTTACCTCGCGGCGAACCCGCCCGAAGCCATCGCGGCAGAGTAG
- a CDS encoding PAS domain-containing protein: MTTVTSNGTAPATAEAPLSFTGDLEQLKQLSGAELDALDFGVVKVDDEGVIAFYNTYESRLADVAPEQAVGRNFFTQVAPCSNSRLFHGRFKQGVARGELDVQFIYTFTYKMRPTLVRARMYRDSAGQNWLLIKKR; encoded by the coding sequence ATGACCACCGTCACTTCCAACGGAACCGCCCCCGCTACCGCGGAGGCCCCGCTCTCCTTCACCGGTGACCTCGAGCAGCTCAAGCAGCTGAGCGGTGCCGAACTCGACGCCCTCGACTTTGGCGTGGTGAAGGTGGACGACGAAGGCGTGATCGCCTTCTACAACACCTACGAGTCGCGGCTCGCCGACGTCGCGCCCGAGCAGGCCGTCGGCCGCAACTTCTTCACCCAGGTCGCACCGTGCTCCAACAGCCGCCTCTTCCACGGGCGTTTCAAGCAGGGCGTCGCGCGCGGCGAACTGGACGTGCAGTTCATCTACACGTTCACCTACAAGATGCGCCCCACGCTGGTGCGGGCGCGGATGTACCGCGACAGCGCAGGTCAGAACTGGCTGCTGATCAAGAAACGCTAG
- a CDS encoding transposase produces MLSTPTRRRSVRLPLYDYAQPGAYFVTVCTHDRACLLGEVEGETVRLSAAGEIVRECWEVLPEHFPCVVLDAFVVMPNHVHAVIGITGDGATPDDGATPDDGATPDRRGLINQTPTVDDGWILMQVPGVPLGKIVRAFKARATRLIRQGGTPGFAWQRNYYERVLRDERELGLTRRYIVANPLRWRLDRLHPDQAARIR; encoded by the coding sequence ATGCTCTCTACTCCGACCCGCCGCCGCTCCGTCCGGCTGCCGCTGTACGACTACGCGCAGCCGGGAGCCTATTTCGTCACCGTCTGCACCCACGACCGTGCGTGTCTGCTCGGCGAGGTCGAGGGGGAGACGGTGCGACTGAGCGCGGCAGGCGAGATCGTGCGAGAATGCTGGGAGGTGCTGCCCGAGCATTTTCCTTGCGTCGTCCTCGACGCGTTCGTGGTGATGCCGAACCACGTTCATGCCGTCATCGGGATCACGGGCGACGGTGCGACGCCCGACGATGGTGCGACGCCCGACGATGGTGCGACGCCCGACCGTAGGGGTTTGATTAATCAAACCCCTACGGTTGACGATGGCTGGATTTTGATGCAGGTGCCTGGTGTGCCGTTGGGCAAAATCGTCCGGGCGTTCAAGGCGCGGGCGACGCGCCTCATCCGTCAGGGCGGAACGCCTGGTTTCGCGTGGCAACGGAACTACTACGAACGCGTCCTCCGCGACGAACGCGAGCTGGGCCTCACCCGCCGGTACATCGTCGCCAACCCGCTGCGGTGGCGCCTCGACCGACTGCACCCGGATCAGGCTGCGCGCATCCGGTAG
- a CDS encoding AMP-binding protein encodes MPPPYASAAPSTTAAPPGAGQPEGCSGRARWRQALRDRLRERPQPLLVWDDAATPGASLWVGARHWVETFRKVGLRPGDRLVVALPPGAPFVQVLVAALWEGITLAPVAPDANAERVLGELDARAAVVASAAAGVPASVGMWVPDGVAGPVQTLPPPRTAAEPPTEDVCFLLRTSGTEGAPRWVALSDANVFAVLGSHRPHLGLSESACVLSGLPWHHAFGLVLELLPALLAGAEIVRVQAPRDPEALLAAFDTWSPTHFSAVPLTVRRLLGAGGRARLHGLAGGIVGGAPIPPDVAEGLRGSALRVGYGQTEAGPGIALGEPGHFVPGYLGHPLGCTVRLASRGEVHFRGPNAHVGTWTAQHYRALDPDRWVATGDQACPAAHDPTAFTFAGRLSDSFKLSNGRFVQAGRAEATLRATVPGLLDAVLCTLDGEHLALALLMPAGAVPPAASTLRAALGPLGDRLTRAEVVAPETWVQHSKGTPDRAAIAHLLTSA; translated from the coding sequence ATGCCCCCTCCGTACGCCTCTGCTGCTCCTAGCACGACCGCCGCTCCGCCGGGGGCGGGGCAGCCTGAAGGCTGCTCGGGACGGGCACGCTGGAGGCAAGCGCTCCGCGATCGGCTCCGCGAACGGCCCCAGCCGCTGCTCGTATGGGACGATGCCGCCACACCCGGCGCATCCCTCTGGGTGGGGGCCCGCCACTGGGTCGAGACTTTTCGTAAGGTTGGACTCAGGCCCGGCGACCGGCTTGTGGTGGCCCTGCCTCCGGGCGCACCGTTCGTGCAAGTGCTCGTCGCGGCGCTCTGGGAAGGCATCACGCTGGCCCCAGTTGCCCCGGACGCCAACGCTGAGCGCGTGCTCGGCGAGCTAGACGCCCGTGCTGCCGTGGTCGCGTCCGCCGCCGCAGGCGTGCCTGCTAGCGTGGGCATGTGGGTGCCCGACGGCGTGGCGGGTCCCGTACAGACGCTGCCTCCGCCGCGCACTGCCGCTGAGCCTCCGACGGAGGACGTCTGCTTTCTGCTGCGGACCTCGGGGACGGAGGGAGCCCCGCGCTGGGTTGCCCTCAGCGACGCCAACGTGTTCGCGGTGCTCGGCAGCCACCGGCCGCACCTGGGACTCTCGGAGAGCGCGTGCGTGCTCTCGGGACTGCCATGGCACCACGCCTTCGGCCTCGTGCTGGAACTGCTACCTGCGCTGCTGGCCGGAGCCGAGATTGTCCGGGTCCAGGCGCCGCGCGACCCCGAGGCACTGCTCGCCGCCTTCGACACCTGGAGTCCGACGCACTTCTCGGCGGTGCCTCTCACCGTCCGGCGGCTGCTCGGCGCAGGCGGTCGTGCACGGCTGCACGGCCTCGCCGGCGGGATCGTCGGCGGCGCTCCGATCCCGCCCGACGTGGCCGAGGGGCTCCGAGGCTCTGCGCTGCGGGTCGGCTACGGCCAGACCGAGGCGGGCCCCGGCATCGCGCTCGGCGAGCCGGGCCACTTCGTCCCCGGCTACCTCGGGCACCCGCTCGGCTGCACCGTCCGCCTCGCCTCGCGGGGCGAGGTGCACTTCAGGGGGCCCAACGCACATGTGGGCACCTGGACGGCACAGCACTACCGCGCGCTCGACCCCGACCGTTGGGTCGCTACCGGGGACCAGGCGTGCCCCGCGGCCCACGACCCGACCGCCTTCACCTTCGCCGGACGGCTCAGCGACTCGTTCAAGCTGTCCAACGGTCGCTTCGTGCAGGCGGGACGGGCCGAGGCGACGCTGCGCGCGACCGTGCCCGGCCTGCTCGACGCGGTCCTGTGCACCCTCGACGGCGAGCACCTCGCCCTCGCGCTCCTGATGCCGGCAGGGGCGGTGCCGCCCGCGGCGTCCACGCTGCGCGCAGCCCTGGGGCCGCTCGGCGACCGTCTCACCCGCGCCGAGGTGGTCGCCCCGGAGACGTGGGTCCAGCACAGCAAGGGTACCCCTGACCGAGCGGCCATCGCCCACCTACTGACCTCAGCCTGA